A genomic segment from Halomicroarcula saliterrae encodes:
- the uvrB gene encoding excinuclease ABC subunit UvrB, whose amino-acid sequence MSDAGGPLSIDRPDADTDFRVDAPFDPAGDQPEAIEQLASGYQQGMDTQTLLGVTGSGKTNTVSWVVEEIQQPTLVIAHNKTLAAQLYEEFRNLFPDNAVEYFVSYYDYYQPEAYVEQTDTFIDKDASINDEIDRLRHSATRSLLTRDDVIVVASVSAIYGLGDPRNYIDMSLSIEVGQEIERDELLKQLVDLNYERNDVDFTQGTFRVRGDTLEIYPMYGRYAIRVEFWGDEIDRMLKVDPLEGEVKSEEPAALIHPAEHYSIPEQRLERAIEEIEELLEQRIRYFDRQGDAVAAQRIEERTTFDIEMMQETGYCSGIENYSVHLSDRDSGEAPYTLLDYFPEDFLTVVDESHQTLPQIRGQFAGDKSRKESLVENGFRLPTAFDNRPLTFEEFEAKTDRTLYVSATPADYEREESEQIVEQIVRPTHLVDPAVEVASATGQVEDLLTRIDDRTDRDERVLVTTLTKRMAEDLTEYLEEAGVDVAYMHDETDTLERHELIRSLRLGDIDVLVGINLLREGLDIPEVSLVAILDADQEGFLRSETTLVQTMGRAARNVNGEVVLYADERSSAMNAAIEETQRRRRIQQQYNEDHGFEPTTIEKAVGETNLPGSKTDTGGVAGEGPADDEEAARQIQELETRMEEAASNLEFELAADIRDRIRELREEFDLGGEDEGGVPAPGPDF is encoded by the coding sequence ATGAGTGACGCAGGCGGCCCCCTCTCCATCGACCGTCCGGACGCCGACACCGACTTTCGCGTCGACGCACCGTTCGACCCGGCGGGCGACCAGCCCGAGGCCATCGAACAGCTCGCGTCGGGATACCAGCAGGGGATGGACACACAGACCCTGCTCGGCGTGACGGGGTCGGGCAAGACCAACACCGTCTCGTGGGTCGTCGAGGAGATTCAGCAACCGACGCTGGTCATCGCCCACAACAAGACGCTGGCCGCACAGCTCTACGAGGAGTTCCGCAATCTGTTCCCGGACAACGCCGTCGAGTACTTCGTCTCTTACTACGACTACTACCAGCCCGAGGCCTACGTCGAGCAGACGGACACCTTCATCGACAAGGACGCCTCCATCAACGACGAAATCGACCGGCTGCGCCACTCCGCGACCCGCTCCCTGCTGACCCGGGACGACGTCATCGTGGTCGCGAGCGTCTCGGCCATCTACGGGCTCGGCGACCCGCGCAACTACATCGACATGTCGCTGTCAATCGAGGTGGGCCAGGAGATAGAGCGCGACGAGTTGCTGAAACAGCTCGTGGACCTGAACTACGAGCGCAACGACGTGGACTTCACGCAGGGCACCTTCCGGGTGCGCGGTGACACGCTCGAAATCTACCCGATGTACGGCCGCTACGCCATCCGCGTGGAGTTCTGGGGCGACGAGATAGACCGGATGCTGAAGGTCGACCCGCTGGAGGGGGAAGTAAAGAGCGAGGAGCCCGCCGCGCTGATTCACCCCGCCGAGCACTACTCCATCCCCGAGCAGCGACTGGAGCGAGCCATCGAGGAGATAGAGGAGCTGCTCGAACAGCGAATCCGGTACTTCGACCGCCAGGGCGACGCCGTCGCCGCCCAGCGCATCGAGGAGCGGACGACCTTCGACATCGAGATGATGCAGGAGACGGGCTACTGCTCCGGTATCGAGAACTACTCGGTCCACCTCTCGGACCGCGACAGCGGCGAGGCGCCGTACACCCTGCTCGATTACTTCCCCGAGGACTTCCTCACTGTCGTCGACGAGTCCCACCAGACGCTGCCCCAGATTCGGGGCCAGTTCGCGGGCGACAAGAGCCGGAAGGAGAGCCTCGTCGAGAACGGCTTTCGCCTGCCGACCGCGTTCGACAACCGCCCGCTCACCTTCGAGGAGTTCGAGGCAAAGACCGACCGGACGCTGTACGTCTCGGCGACGCCGGCCGACTACGAGCGCGAGGAGAGCGAGCAGATAGTCGAACAGATCGTCCGGCCGACCCACCTGGTCGACCCCGCCGTCGAGGTGGCGTCGGCGACCGGACAGGTCGAGGACCTCCTGACCCGTATCGACGACCGGACCGACCGGGACGAGCGGGTGCTGGTGACCACCCTGACAAAGCGGATGGCGGAGGACCTCACCGAGTATCTGGAGGAAGCGGGCGTCGACGTGGCCTACATGCACGACGAGACCGACACGCTCGAACGCCACGAGCTCATCCGCTCGCTCCGACTGGGCGACATCGACGTGCTCGTCGGTATCAACCTCCTGCGCGAGGGGCTGGACATCCCGGAGGTCTCACTGGTCGCGATACTGGACGCCGACCAGGAGGGGTTCCTCCGGTCGGAGACGACGCTCGTCCAGACGATGGGGCGGGCGGCCCGCAACGTCAACGGCGAGGTCGTCCTCTACGCCGACGAGCGGAGTTCCGCGATGAACGCGGCCATCGAGGAGACACAGCGGCGACGGCGCATCCAGCAGCAGTACAACGAGGACCACGGCTTCGAGCCGACGACCATCGAGAAGGCGGTCGGCGAGACGAACCTGCCCGGGAGCAAGACCGACACCGGCGGCGTCGCCGGCGAGGGACCGGCCGACGACGAGGAGGCCGCCCGCCAGATTCAGGAGTTGGAGACACGTATGGAGGAGGCCGCGAGCAACCTGGAGTTCGAGCTGGCCGCCGACATCCGGGACCGCATCCGCGAACTGCGCGAGGAGTTCGACCTCGGCGGCGAGGACGAGGGCGGCGTGCCCGCGCCCGGACCCGACTTCTGA